A genomic window from Fundidesulfovibrio soli includes:
- a CDS encoding putative sugar O-methyltransferase: MTVDELQNLAAQCSTLTDEELTSLLLSLPHHRPYSIDFFARFNDHAWPQRMMARTFHHHPIQRDGTFAVQEDAPRADDTALVARVAAAYGKSRSTCLGATDNMWLGTLNDLKAASREVLESADLPAIGGMLRNPAGAMLLFGFEGLHARALAKRSREGWVQLNHARIYDLLLQLCRATGATRVANPEASGGAEDTPGIDDMLAHLDDRLGFRVHFPNIYPLEAGLQTPRGLVGYRAVQALYLVWRMKQLLGERASPRILEIGAGLGWSAYYAMKAGFESYTLIDLPLSGAAQGYHIGRILGEENVAFWGEEQTAPVSILPPAAFEQLDGPFDLVVNVDSLTEMSESTARGYLAGARRLSGRFLSINHEANPFTVESLYRKMHGIKAQRSPCWMRKGYVEELIEFPEGQ, from the coding sequence GTGACGGTGGATGAACTGCAAAATCTTGCGGCCCAATGTTCGACACTCACTGACGAGGAGCTTACAAGCCTCCTGCTGAGTCTGCCGCACCACAGGCCTTATAGCATCGACTTCTTCGCGAGGTTTAACGATCATGCTTGGCCGCAACGCATGATGGCCAGGACGTTTCACCACCATCCGATCCAAAGGGACGGAACGTTCGCCGTCCAGGAGGACGCCCCCCGGGCGGATGACACTGCGCTGGTGGCCCGCGTGGCGGCGGCTTACGGCAAATCACGCTCCACCTGCCTGGGCGCCACCGACAACATGTGGCTCGGCACCTTGAATGATTTGAAAGCTGCCTCGCGCGAGGTATTGGAAAGCGCGGATTTGCCCGCCATCGGCGGGATGCTTCGCAACCCTGCCGGCGCGATGCTCTTGTTCGGGTTCGAAGGGCTCCACGCCAGGGCCTTGGCGAAACGCTCCCGCGAGGGATGGGTCCAATTGAACCACGCCCGGATATACGACCTCCTGCTGCAGCTGTGCCGTGCCACCGGAGCCACGCGCGTGGCGAACCCTGAAGCTTCGGGGGGGGCCGAGGACACACCGGGCATCGACGACATGCTCGCACATCTCGATGACAGGCTCGGCTTCCGGGTCCATTTCCCGAACATCTACCCCCTCGAAGCAGGGCTTCAGACCCCGCGTGGTCTGGTCGGCTACCGGGCGGTGCAGGCCCTATACCTTGTCTGGCGGATGAAGCAGCTTCTGGGGGAGAGGGCCTCCCCACGAATCCTCGAGATCGGGGCGGGGCTCGGCTGGTCCGCCTATTACGCGATGAAGGCGGGCTTCGAAAGCTACACCCTCATCGACCTCCCCTTGAGCGGAGCGGCTCAAGGCTACCACATCGGCCGCATCCTGGGTGAGGAGAATGTGGCGTTCTGGGGCGAGGAGCAAACGGCCCCGGTCAGCATCCTCCCTCCGGCGGCCTTTGAACAGCTGGACGGTCCTTTCGACCTGGTCGTCAATGTGGACTCGCTCACCGAAATGTCCGAATCGACCGCGCGGGGCTACCTTGCCGGCGCGCGGCGGCTGTCTGGACGGTTCCTGTCCATAAACCATGAGGCCAATCCATTCACGGTGGAATCTCTTTATAGGAAGATGCACGGGATCAAGGCGCAGCGCTCGCCCTGCTGGATGCGCAAGGGTTACGTGGAGGAACTGATCGAGTTCCCGGAAGGGCAATAA
- a CDS encoding peptidylprolyl isomerase, with amino-acid sequence MHTITALLRAALAAAFCLLPLAAGAAHAAEGDIYVKLTTTKGDIVLELNRAKAPATVDNFVQYVKDGFYDGLIFHRVIPGFMIQGGGLDKGMVQKATRAPITNEADNGLKNDAYTVAMARTGDPHSATGQFFINVVNNGMLDFTAKTPQGWGYAVFGKVVEGKEVVDAIKGVRTMNMGMHQNVPVEPVVITKAEIVQR; translated from the coding sequence ATGCATACCATCACCGCACTGCTGCGCGCGGCCCTCGCGGCCGCCTTCTGCCTCCTGCCCCTGGCCGCCGGGGCGGCCCACGCCGCCGAGGGCGACATCTACGTCAAGCTGACCACCACCAAGGGCGACATCGTGCTGGAGCTGAACCGCGCCAAGGCCCCCGCCACAGTGGACAACTTCGTCCAGTACGTGAAGGACGGCTTCTACGACGGCCTGATCTTCCACCGCGTCATCCCCGGGTTCATGATCCAGGGCGGCGGGCTGGACAAGGGCATGGTCCAGAAGGCGACCCGTGCGCCCATCACCAACGAGGCCGACAACGGGCTCAAGAACGACGCTTATACCGTGGCCATGGCCCGCACCGGGGACCCCCACTCCGCCACGGGGCAGTTCTTCATCAACGTGGTCAACAACGGCATGCTCGACTTCACCGCCAAGACCCCGCAGGGCTGGGGCTACGCCGTGTTCGGCAAGGTTGTGGAGGGCAAGGAGGTTGTGGACGCCATCAAGGGTGTGCGCACCATGAACATGGGCATGCACCAGAACGTGCCCGTGGAGCCCGTGGTCATCACCAAGGCCGAGATCGTGCAGCGCTAG
- a CDS encoding WD40/YVTN/BNR-like repeat-containing protein: MQYSSPRLRTALAVLAVWCLLLSGCQSAKEKSAAAEGEPVLLAEAGQAAAGSPLPPERMEFLEKKRARKEAKGPKRFDQPSEAQQFYASQRAPVGETSLPVQKYIEAINASKQMPVFSSRLNQSFTADSIRALDAKRTGTLSTWTSVGPGNVGGRTRALIIQANSPNIMYAGGVAGGVWKSVDSGASWTPQGDLFANLAVCSLVMDPTNPQVIYAGTGEGYFNADAVRGAGLFKTTDGGATWTQLPSTTGSNFHYVNRLVVSPNDHNRIYAATRTGLWVSPDAGATWSRLYDASSVNGVTDLVVRTDTNPDTVVIACGIFTTATIRYSNDAGATWSSSYSEAGMDRTSLAIAPSSQNIVYALVSSNAGGNYNSGMQAVLRSVDGGASWATQVRNTSPTKLNTTQLSNTVYAFYSTCWGGSNVFWYNQGWYDNVIAVDPVDPNRVWTGGIDLYRSDDQGQNWGLASSWWANSNAPYYVHADQHAIVFHPNYNGTTNTTVFVGNDGGVFRSDTARAATNSNPCSTTGNFVWTNLNNGYGVTQFYYGAVYPGGATYFGGTQDNGTQRGSTAAGPNAWATLQGGDGGAVAVNPQNTQVLYAEYTNISITKSTNGGATFVDAYAGIADSFPFIAVFVMDPNAPDTLWTGGTKLWRTTNAAGIWTQASAVLPSGRVSALAVFKGDSNRVATGTSTGYVLTSTAALAATSATTWTGPKIVNGYISSVAYAPGLSSTLYATCSTFGQPHVLKSTDSGATWTNISGTGTGALPDVPALSVAPDPNNPNRLYVGTDIGVYVTNNGGTSWAVEHTGFANVTTANLVIEPQSKRLFAFTHGRGAWYVPLPPAKPASGTASVELLLLNQ; the protein is encoded by the coding sequence GTGCAGTACTCTTCACCGCGTCTGAGAACCGCCCTGGCCGTGCTGGCTGTCTGGTGCCTTTTGTTGTCCGGCTGCCAGTCCGCCAAGGAGAAATCCGCTGCGGCGGAGGGGGAGCCCGTGCTCTTGGCCGAGGCGGGCCAAGCCGCAGCCGGGTCGCCCCTTCCACCCGAACGCATGGAGTTCCTGGAGAAAAAACGCGCCCGCAAGGAAGCCAAAGGCCCCAAGCGTTTCGACCAGCCCAGCGAAGCCCAGCAGTTCTACGCCAGCCAGCGCGCGCCCGTGGGCGAAACCAGCCTGCCGGTGCAGAAGTACATTGAGGCCATCAACGCCTCGAAGCAGATGCCGGTGTTTTCCAGCCGCCTGAACCAGTCCTTCACGGCCGATTCGATCCGCGCGCTGGACGCCAAGCGCACGGGCACCCTCTCCACCTGGACCTCCGTGGGCCCGGGCAACGTGGGCGGGCGCACGCGCGCGCTCATCATCCAGGCCAACTCCCCGAACATCATGTATGCGGGCGGCGTGGCGGGCGGCGTCTGGAAGAGTGTTGATTCCGGGGCCTCCTGGACCCCCCAGGGCGACCTGTTCGCCAACCTGGCGGTGTGCAGCCTGGTCATGGACCCCACGAACCCGCAAGTGATCTACGCGGGTACCGGCGAGGGCTACTTCAACGCCGACGCGGTGCGCGGAGCGGGCCTCTTCAAGACCACCGACGGCGGAGCCACCTGGACCCAGCTGCCCAGCACCACCGGCTCCAACTTCCATTACGTCAACCGCCTGGTCGTGAGCCCCAACGACCACAACCGCATCTACGCGGCCACGCGCACCGGCCTGTGGGTCTCGCCCGACGCGGGGGCAACGTGGTCCAGGCTTTACGACGCCTCCTCCGTCAACGGCGTGACCGACCTGGTGGTACGCACGGACACCAACCCTGACACCGTGGTCATCGCCTGCGGCATCTTCACCACCGCCACCATCCGCTACAGCAACGACGCCGGGGCCACCTGGAGCAGCTCCTACTCCGAGGCCGGCATGGACCGAACCTCGCTGGCCATCGCGCCCTCGAGCCAGAACATCGTCTACGCCCTGGTCAGCTCCAACGCTGGGGGCAACTACAACTCCGGGATGCAGGCCGTGCTGCGCTCCGTCGACGGCGGCGCGTCCTGGGCCACCCAGGTACGCAACACCAGCCCCACGAAGCTCAACACCACCCAGCTCAGCAACACGGTCTACGCCTTCTACTCCACCTGCTGGGGCGGCTCGAACGTCTTCTGGTACAACCAGGGCTGGTACGACAACGTGATCGCCGTGGACCCGGTGGACCCCAACCGCGTCTGGACCGGCGGCATCGACCTCTACCGCTCCGACGACCAGGGCCAGAACTGGGGCCTGGCCTCCAGCTGGTGGGCCAACTCCAATGCGCCCTACTATGTCCACGCGGACCAGCATGCCATCGTGTTCCACCCCAATTACAACGGCACCACCAACACCACCGTGTTCGTGGGCAACGACGGCGGCGTCTTCCGCAGCGACACGGCCCGCGCCGCCACCAACTCCAACCCTTGCAGCACCACCGGCAACTTCGTCTGGACCAACCTGAACAACGGCTACGGCGTTACGCAGTTCTATTACGGGGCGGTCTACCCCGGCGGCGCCACGTACTTCGGCGGCACGCAGGACAACGGCACCCAGCGCGGCAGCACCGCCGCCGGGCCCAACGCCTGGGCCACGCTCCAGGGCGGCGACGGCGGGGCTGTGGCGGTCAACCCACAGAACACCCAGGTGCTCTACGCCGAGTACACAAACATCTCCATCACCAAGTCCACCAACGGGGGCGCGACCTTCGTCGACGCCTACGCCGGCATAGCGGACAGCTTCCCCTTCATCGCGGTCTTCGTCATGGACCCCAACGCCCCCGACACCCTCTGGACAGGCGGCACCAAGCTCTGGCGCACCACCAACGCCGCGGGCATCTGGACCCAGGCCAGCGCCGTCCTGCCCTCCGGCCGGGTCAGCGCCCTGGCCGTGTTCAAGGGCGACTCCAACCGCGTGGCCACCGGCACCAGCACCGGTTACGTGCTGACCTCCACCGCCGCGCTCGCCGCGACCTCCGCCACCACCTGGACCGGCCCCAAGATCGTGAACGGCTACATATCCAGCGTGGCCTACGCCCCCGGCCTGAGCTCCACGCTCTACGCCACCTGCTCCACCTTCGGGCAGCCGCACGTGCTCAAGTCCACGGATTCGGGCGCGACCTGGACGAACATCTCGGGTACCGGCACGGGCGCCCTGCCCGACGTCCCGGCCCTCAGCGTGGCGCCGGACCCCAACAATCCCAACCGCCTCTACGTCGGCACCGACATCGGGGTGTACGTCACCAACAACGGCGGGACCAGCTGGGCCGTGGAGCACACCGGCTTCGCCAACGTGACCACGGCGAACCTGGTCATCGAGCCCCAGTCCAAGCGCCTCTTCGCCTTCACCCACGGCCGGGGCGCGTGGTACGTACCCCTGCCCCCGGCAAAGCCCGCCTCGGGTACCGCCAGCGTGGAACTCCTGCTCCTGAATCAATAG
- a CDS encoding WD40/YVTN/BNR-like repeat-containing protein, translated as MQYSSPRLRAALVLLVVWCLLSAGCQSAKEKSTAPEGQPLLLAEAGQGSSPSSDRREFLDKRFARKAAKGPKRFDQPSQAQQFFASQRLPKGETSLPVQKYIEAINASKRMPVYSSRLDQSFTADSIRELDAKRTGALSTWTSVGPGNVGGRTRALIIQANSPNIMYAGGVAGGVWKTTNSGATWTPLGDLFANMAVCSLAQDQTNPQIVYAGTGEGYFNSDAVRGAGIFKTADGGATWSQLPSTATSDFYYVNRLVISPNDHTRIYAATRTGLWVSPDSGATWSKLYDASAVNGVTDLLVRTDTNPDTLVMSCGTFISAPATASIQRSEDAGETWTQVHTEPGMARTALAMAPSDQSILYALASSNAPGHYKDGMLAVLRSADGGETWTTQVRNTDATKLNTALLSNPYYVFYETCAQRPDAFFNQGWYDNVIAVDPTDPNRVWAGGIDLFRSDDQGQNWGLASCWWADPGAPFYVHADHHAIVFHPNYNGTTNTTMFVGNDGGIFKTTTPLAPTSTDPCASTGNLVWTNLNNGYGVTQFYYGAVYPGGSIFFAGAQDNGVTRGSLAGGANNWTTLIGGDGGAVAVNPQNTQILYAENDSLSFQKSVNGGAHFSNAHNGITAPKDTFPFITPFVMDPNAPDTLWIGGSSLWRTTDAAENWTPASTALANGVNVSALAVYKGDSNRVAYGTTAGQVLTTTAALSAGATTDWSSAQVVNGYISSVVYAPGLSATLYATCSTFGQPHVLKSTDSGATWTSISGSGAGALPDVPALTVMPDPNNRNRLYVGTDIGVYVTSNGGGSWAVEHTGFANVTTANLVIEPQSKRLYAFTHGRGAWYVPLPPAKPAAGNPGVDLLLMNQ; from the coding sequence GTGCAGTACTCATCACCGCGCTTGAGAGCCGCCCTGGTCTTGCTGGTTGTCTGGTGTCTTCTGTCGGCAGGCTGCCAATCCGCCAAGGAAAAATCCACCGCGCCCGAGGGGCAGCCCCTGCTTCTGGCCGAAGCGGGCCAGGGCTCCTCCCCGTCTTCCGACCGCCGGGAGTTCCTGGACAAGCGGTTCGCCCGCAAGGCGGCCAAGGGCCCCAAGCGCTTCGACCAGCCCAGTCAGGCCCAGCAGTTCTTCGCCAGCCAGCGCCTGCCCAAGGGCGAAACCAGCTTGCCTGTGCAGAAGTACATCGAGGCCATCAACGCCTCGAAGCGGATGCCTGTATACTCCAGCCGCCTGGACCAATCCTTCACGGCAGACTCCATCCGCGAACTGGACGCCAAACGAACGGGCGCGCTCTCCACCTGGACCTCCGTGGGCCCGGGCAACGTGGGCGGGCGCACGCGCGCGCTCATCATCCAGGCCAACTCCCCGAACATCATGTACGCGGGCGGCGTGGCGGGCGGCGTCTGGAAGACCACGAACTCCGGCGCAACCTGGACGCCCCTGGGCGACCTGTTCGCCAACATGGCCGTGTGCAGCCTGGCCCAGGACCAGACGAACCCGCAGATTGTCTACGCGGGCACCGGGGAGGGCTACTTCAACAGCGATGCGGTGCGCGGGGCGGGCATCTTCAAGACCGCCGACGGCGGCGCCACCTGGAGCCAGCTGCCGAGCACCGCCACCAGCGATTTCTACTACGTCAACCGTCTGGTGATCAGCCCCAACGACCACACCCGCATCTACGCGGCCACGCGCACCGGGCTGTGGGTCTCCCCGGACTCGGGGGCCACGTGGTCCAAACTCTACGACGCCTCGGCGGTGAACGGCGTCACCGACCTGCTGGTGCGCACCGACACCAACCCCGACACCCTGGTGATGTCCTGCGGCACCTTCATCAGTGCGCCAGCCACCGCCTCCATCCAGCGCAGCGAGGACGCCGGCGAGACCTGGACGCAGGTGCACACCGAGCCCGGCATGGCCCGCACCGCGCTTGCCATGGCCCCCTCCGACCAGAGCATCCTCTACGCCCTGGCCAGCTCCAACGCGCCTGGCCACTACAAGGACGGAATGCTCGCCGTATTGCGCTCCGCCGATGGCGGCGAGACCTGGACCACCCAGGTCCGCAACACCGACGCCACGAAACTGAACACCGCGCTGCTCAGCAACCCATACTACGTCTTCTATGAAACCTGCGCCCAGCGCCCGGACGCCTTCTTCAACCAGGGCTGGTATGACAACGTGATCGCCGTGGACCCCACAGACCCGAACCGGGTCTGGGCGGGCGGGATCGATCTCTTCCGTTCCGACGACCAGGGCCAGAACTGGGGCCTGGCCTCCTGCTGGTGGGCCGACCCCGGAGCGCCGTTCTACGTGCATGCCGACCATCACGCCATCGTGTTCCACCCGAACTACAACGGCACCACCAACACCACCATGTTCGTGGGCAACGACGGAGGCATCTTCAAGACCACCACCCCCCTCGCCCCCACCAGCACAGACCCCTGCGCCTCCACCGGCAACCTGGTCTGGACCAACCTGAACAACGGCTACGGAGTCACCCAGTTCTATTACGGCGCGGTCTACCCGGGAGGTTCCATCTTCTTCGCCGGAGCGCAGGACAACGGCGTCACGCGCGGCTCCCTGGCTGGCGGCGCCAACAACTGGACCACCCTGATCGGCGGCGACGGAGGGGCAGTGGCCGTGAACCCGCAGAACACGCAGATTCTCTATGCGGAGAACGATTCGCTCTCCTTCCAGAAGTCGGTCAACGGCGGTGCGCATTTCTCCAACGCCCACAACGGCATCACCGCCCCCAAAGACACCTTCCCGTTCATCACGCCCTTCGTGATGGACCCCAACGCCCCAGACACGCTCTGGATAGGCGGCTCGAGCCTGTGGCGCACCACCGACGCGGCCGAGAACTGGACACCCGCCAGCACCGCCTTGGCCAATGGCGTCAACGTGAGCGCGCTCGCGGTCTACAAAGGGGACTCGAACCGCGTGGCCTACGGGACCACCGCCGGCCAGGTGCTGACCACCACCGCGGCGCTCTCCGCTGGGGCGACTACCGACTGGAGCAGCGCGCAGGTCGTCAACGGTTATATCTCCAGCGTGGTCTACGCCCCCGGCCTGAGCGCCACGCTCTACGCCACCTGCTCCACCTTCGGGCAGCCGCACGTGCTCAAGTCCACTGACTCCGGCGCGACCTGGACCAGCATCAGCGGCAGCGGCGCGGGCGCCCTGCCGGACGTCCCGGCCCTCACCGTGATGCCCGACCCCAACAACCGGAACCGCCTCTACGTGGGCACCGACATCGGGGTGTACGTCACCAGCAACGGCGGGGGCAGCTGGGCCGTGGAGCATACCGGCTTCGCCAACGTGACCACGGCGAACCTGGTCATCGAGCCCCAGTCCAAGCGGCTGTACGCCTTCACGCACGGCCGGGGTGCCTGGTACGTGCCCCTGCCCCCGGCGAAGCCCGCCGCGGGGAATCCCGGCGTGGACCTCCTGCTGATGAATCAATAG
- a CDS encoding NADH-quinone oxidoreductase subunit A, with translation MVFSWLNVAVFACLAAGIAFAGGPLVAAFLLAPRTSGGAFAEPYECGMVPRGQAWTRFGINYSLYALIFLSFDVDVLYLFPVATAYPQSQGWGPLWALFAFVGVLGLAMLYFQRKGVFTWPRRIR, from the coding sequence ATGGTCTTCAGCTGGCTCAACGTGGCGGTCTTCGCCTGTCTCGCGGCCGGGATAGCCTTCGCGGGCGGCCCCCTGGTGGCCGCTTTCCTCCTGGCGCCGCGCACCAGCGGCGGCGCGTTCGCGGAGCCCTACGAGTGCGGCATGGTGCCGCGCGGGCAGGCCTGGACGCGCTTCGGCATCAACTACTCGCTCTACGCCCTGATCTTCCTCTCCTTCGACGTGGACGTGCTCTACCTCTTCCCCGTGGCCACGGCCTATCCGCAGAGCCAGGGCTGGGGGCCGCTGTGGGCGCTGTTCGCTTTCGTGGGGGTGCTCGGGCTGGCGATGCTCTACTTCCAGCGCAAGGGGGTGTTCACGTGGCCCAGGCGCATCCGCTGA
- a CDS encoding NADH-quinone oxidoreductase subunit B, with the protein MLPPRLDFALPRQVFDLCRAMSLWPMTFGLACCAIEMMAVTMPRFDLSRFGAEVFRPSPRQSDLMIVAGTVTRKMAPALVTLYEQMPAPKFVLAMGNCAISGGPFKYEGQYGVVEGVDTLVPVDVYVPGCPPRPEALMEGLFQLQAKLTGKRFWPVPELVEG; encoded by the coding sequence GTGCTGCCTCCCAGGCTCGATTTCGCCCTGCCCCGGCAGGTGTTCGACCTCTGCCGGGCCATGTCCCTGTGGCCCATGACCTTCGGCCTGGCCTGCTGCGCCATCGAGATGATGGCCGTGACCATGCCCCGCTTCGACCTCTCCCGCTTCGGGGCCGAGGTGTTCCGGCCTTCGCCGCGCCAATCCGACCTGATGATCGTGGCGGGCACCGTGACCCGCAAGATGGCCCCGGCCCTGGTGACGCTCTACGAGCAGATGCCCGCCCCCAAGTTCGTGCTGGCCATGGGCAACTGCGCCATCTCGGGCGGCCCCTTCAAGTACGAGGGCCAGTACGGCGTGGTGGAGGGCGTGGACACCCTGGTGCCCGTGGACGTCTACGTGCCCGGCTGCCCCCCCAGGCCCGAGGCGCTCATGGAAGGCCTGTTCCAGCTGCAGGCCAAGCTGACCGGCAAACGCTTCTGGCCCGTGCCCGAACTGGTGGAGGGGTAG
- a CDS encoding NADH-quinone oxidoreductase subunit C — MPELTSRLLLAMPTGDSGRDAALHVKPRDIRLVAERLLCQDWFLEDVCGLDLADGLAVLYHFAHWARPGRVVVRVMLDHDKPECPSIEGIYPGASWHERETRDFFGIEFTGAANTTPLLLAERLDPPPLLKRPERRIPRGRLWPQGEWVGPAGGHSLAEELMSICGEEGDQ, encoded by the coding sequence ATGCCCGAACTTACCTCACGCCTGCTGCTGGCCATGCCCACCGGGGATTCCGGGCGCGACGCGGCCCTGCACGTGAAGCCCCGCGACATCCGCCTGGTGGCCGAGCGCCTGCTCTGCCAGGACTGGTTCCTGGAGGACGTCTGCGGCCTGGACCTGGCCGACGGCCTGGCCGTGCTCTACCACTTCGCCCACTGGGCCCGGCCCGGGCGCGTGGTGGTGCGCGTCATGCTCGACCACGACAAGCCCGAGTGCCCCTCCATCGAGGGCATCTACCCCGGGGCCTCCTGGCACGAGCGCGAAACCCGCGACTTCTTCGGCATCGAGTTCACCGGCGCGGCCAACACCACGCCGCTCCTGCTGGCCGAGCGCCTGGACCCGCCGCCGCTTCTCAAACGGCCCGAGCGGCGCATACCCAGGGGCAGGCTCTGGCCCCAGGGCGAGTGGGTCGGCCCTGCCGGAGGCCACAGCCTGGCCGAGGAGCTCATGTCCATCTGCGGCGAGGAGGGCGACCAATGA
- a CDS encoding NADH-quinone oxidoreductase subunit D: MSWPAADPCQGLEGDLYARVFAEGARDDTLILNMGPQHPSTHGVLRVLLEMDGEYVLRAEPVLGYIHRMHEHMAQNRAYVQFFPNMGRVDYLHALAWNWAWAGAVERLAGLEVPRRAEYIRVICTELNRINSHLLWWGAYLLDLGAVTPIMYAFEDRELVMDMLQLITGSRLTYSSFRFGGVLTDIDIEFVSRCRSFLARMPERLEMYRDLVTGNAILRGRLEGVGVIDQMTARRYGATGPVLRGSGVPYDVRRAEPYGLYHEFDYAVPVRHEGDCMARYMVRMDELEASLSIVAQALDGLPEGHHIHPDAPRGKWRPPAGEVYFAVEGARGKIGVYVASDGTEIPYRVKLRSPSFSNLSLFAEIGQGTLLSDAVAILGSLDLVIPEIDR, translated from the coding sequence ATGAGCTGGCCAGCGGCTGACCCCTGCCAGGGGCTCGAGGGAGACCTCTACGCCCGCGTCTTCGCCGAGGGGGCGCGGGACGACACCCTGATCCTGAACATGGGGCCGCAGCACCCCTCCACCCACGGCGTGCTGCGCGTGCTCCTGGAGATGGACGGCGAATACGTGCTGCGGGCCGAGCCCGTGCTGGGCTACATCCACCGCATGCACGAGCACATGGCCCAGAACAGGGCCTACGTGCAGTTCTTCCCCAACATGGGCCGCGTGGACTACCTGCACGCCCTGGCCTGGAACTGGGCCTGGGCCGGCGCGGTGGAGAGGCTGGCCGGACTGGAGGTGCCGCGCCGGGCCGAGTACATCCGGGTGATCTGCACGGAGCTCAACCGCATCAACTCCCACCTGCTCTGGTGGGGGGCCTACCTGCTGGACCTGGGCGCGGTGACGCCCATCATGTACGCCTTCGAGGACCGCGAGCTGGTCATGGACATGCTTCAGCTCATCACCGGCTCCCGCCTGACCTACAGCTCCTTCCGCTTCGGCGGCGTGCTCACGGACATCGACATCGAGTTCGTTTCCCGCTGCCGCTCCTTCCTGGCGCGCATGCCCGAGCGCCTGGAGATGTACCGCGACCTGGTCACGGGCAACGCCATCCTGCGCGGCCGCCTGGAGGGCGTGGGCGTCATCGACCAGATGACCGCCCGGCGCTACGGGGCCACCGGCCCGGTGCTGCGCGGCTCCGGCGTGCCCTACGACGTGCGCCGCGCCGAGCCCTACGGCCTCTACCACGAGTTCGACTACGCCGTGCCCGTCCGCCACGAGGGCGACTGCATGGCCCGCTACATGGTGCGCATGGACGAGCTGGAAGCCTCGCTCTCTATCGTGGCCCAGGCCCTGGACGGCCTGCCCGAGGGCCACCACATCCATCCCGACGCCCCGCGCGGCAAGTGGCGGCCCCCGGCGGGGGAGGTCTACTTCGCGGTGGAGGGCGCGCGCGGCAAGATCGGCGTGTACGTGGCCAGCGACGGCACCGAGATCCCCTACCGGGTGAAGCTGCGCTCCCCCAGCTTCTCCAACCTGAGCCTTTTCGCCGAGATCGGGCAGGGTACGCTGCTCTCCGACGCGGTGGCCATCCTGGGCAGCCTGGACCTCGTCATCCCGGAGATCGACAGATGA